The following proteins are encoded in a genomic region of Ostrea edulis chromosome 7, xbOstEdul1.1, whole genome shotgun sequence:
- the LOC130048169 gene encoding isatin hydrolase-like, which translates to MDLLMICSCVFLLTVNPAYSKPRIVDLTHKQDKDSITWPTNPAYNFTVLYRGFSTYYNSWIENNHFAMPEHMGTHIDAPVHAAEGAWKIHQIPMEKLYGPGVIINVKSKVANNPDYRVSTDDLSAWEEKYGEIPRHAVVVMNSGWSKKYPDPNLVYGTSLPNDTTSFHFPSWHEEAVTWLITKRQVNAVGVDTPSTDYGQTNTFPCHIILGKHNIVGIEHVANLDNIPESGSVVYMPVLKIFDGSGGPTRLFGTYDDEPNKTNAAMYFMSTAIYIYLLQMMTIFVYQY; encoded by the exons ATGGATCTCTTGATGATATGCAGCTGTGTGTTTCTCCTGACAGTGAATCCCGCGTATTCCAAACCCAGGATTGTGGACCTTACCCACAAACAGGATAAGGACTCTATCACGTGGCCCACCAACCCGGCGTATAACTTTACCGTGCTCTACCGAGGATTTTCGACATACTACAATTCCTG GATTGAAAACAACCATTTTGCCATGCCAGAGCACATGGGGACTCACATTGACGCGCCGGTCCACGCCGCAGAGGGTGCCTGGAAGATCCATCAAATCCCGATGGAAAAATTGTACGGACCAGGAGTCATTATAAATGTCAAATCCAAGGTTGCGAACAATCCGGATTACAG AGTTTCAACCGATGATTTGTCGGCATGGGAGGAAAAATACGGAGAGATTCCCAGACACGCTGTGGTTGTGATGAACTCAGGTTGGTCTAAAAAATATCCAGATCCAAATCTTGTTTATGGAACCTCTCTACCCAACGATACCACATCGTTTCATTTCCCTAGCTGGCACGAGGAAGCCGTCACGTGGTTGATAACCAAACGACAGGTCAACGCCGTTGGTGTCGACACTCCCTCTACGGACTATGGACAAACCAACACATTTCCCTGTCACATCATATTGGGAAAACATAATATAGTGGGAATAGAACACGTAGCGAATCTGGACAACATTCCGGAAAGTGGCAGCGTCGTCTATATGCCCGTACTTAAGATTTTTGATGGAAGCGGTGGACCAACTCGACTTTTCGGAACATATGACGACGAACCGAACAAAACAAATGCTGCCATGTATTTCATGAGTACCGCAATCTACATATACCTCTTGCAAATGATGACAATCTTCGTTTACCAATATTGA